In one Conger conger chromosome 5, fConCon1.1, whole genome shotgun sequence genomic region, the following are encoded:
- the LOC133129431 gene encoding trace amine-associated receptor 1-like: MNFSQPGMIEYSDFCYKSVNRSCPKITYPTAIRITLYIFFITIIVFTMCGNLLVIISITHFKQLQTPTNYLILSLAVTDFLLAVVNMPPSMVRTIETCWYFGDMFCKIHSSTELMLCTVSILNLSFISIDRYYAVCRPLHYQTKFTTCTAVIMILISWNLSFIIAFGAIFLKLNIRGIEDFYYNNLYCFGGCFLIQTKTSAIIGSLLSFYIPGFIMVTIYQKIFHIALKQARSIHSTACQHVQPGNSPSSSNMERKATKTLAVVMGVFLTCWLPFFICNLIDPMINYSIPPVLFDTFFWFAYFNSTSNPIVYAFFYSWFRKAFKMIIFAKIFQVHSSRIKLSTD; the protein is encoded by the coding sequence ATGAATTTCAGTCAACCTGGAATGATTGAATATTCAGACTTCTGTTATAAGTCTGTGAATAGATCTTGCCCAAAGATCACCTACCCAACAGCGATACGGATTACACTGTATATTTTCTTCATTACCATTATTGTTTTCACCATGTGTGGAAACCTCCTTGTCATAATTTCAATCACTCACTTCAAACAGCTGCAGACTCCAACCAACtacctcatcctctctctgGCAGTGACTGACTTCCTCCTGGCAGTAGTCAACATGCCTCCTAGCATGGTGCGCACAATTGAGACATGCTGGTACTTTGGTGACATGTTCTGTAAAATCCATTCAAGTACAGAGTTAATGCTGTGCACTGTATCCATTTTAAatctttcttttatttccaTTGATCGATATTATGCAGTTTGCCGGCCGCTCCACTACCAGACCAAGTTCACCACTTGTACTGCAGTGATCATGATCCTGATCAGTTGGAACCTATCGTTCATCATTGCGTTTGGAGCAATATTTCTGAAACTGAACATTCGTGGTATCGAAGATTTTTACTACAataatttgtattgttttggagGCTGTTTTCTTATCCAGACCAAGACATCTGCTATTATAGGGTCACTTCTATCTTTTTACATTCCAGGGTTCATTATGGTTACCATATATCAAAAAATCTTCCACATTGCACTGAAGCAAGCCCGCTCAATTCACAGCACTGCATGTCAGCACGTACAACCTGGAAACAGCCCATCTTCAAGCAACATGGAGCGAAAGGCTACAAAGACTCTGGCAGTTGTTATGGGGGTATTCCTGACATGCTGGTTACCATTTTTTATCTGTAACCTAATTGATCCAATGATCAATTATTCTATTCCACCTGTTTtgtttgacacatttttctggTTTGCCTATTTCAATTCAACAAGTAATCCTATTGTTTATGCTTTCTTTTACAGTTGGTTTCGGAAAGCCttcaaaatgatcatttttgctAAAATATTTCAAGTCCATTCTTCAAGAATAAAATTGTCCACAGACTGA